The region TCCCGCGGTATTCGGAACCCGGCGGAGTTTTCGTCCACCCTCTCCATTGTGAGCGCGGCAGGCGGGCCGTACGACGACGTCGAGTCCCCGGAGGACGGGCTGCTCCACTACTCGTATCGCAAGGGCGACCCCTGGTCCGGGGACAACCGGAAGCTCCGCAACGCGCTCGAGACGGGGATGCCTTTGATCCTCTTCCGGAAGGAGATGCCCAACGTCCTTACACCGGTCGCCCCTGTCTACGTCGTCGATGACGAGCCCGAGAACAGCTGCTTCATCATCGCCCTGGACGAGGCGTTCCGGTTTCTGCCTCGCGGGGCCGCGATGTCAGCCGACCAGAAGCGCTACGCGTTGCGGCTCGCGAAGCAGCGCCTGCACCAGCCAGCCTTCCGCACCCGGGTGCTCGTCGCATACGACACCAGGTGCACGGTCTGCTCGCTCCGTCACCCCGCGCTCCTCGATGCTGCTCACATCTTGGCTGATAGCGACCCGCGGAGCCTGCCTACGGTGACCAACGGTCTGTCGATGTGCAAGATCCATCACGCTGCCTTCGACCAAGGCATGCTCGGAGTGACGCCGGACTATCGTGTCCGGATTTCTACCGCTGTGCTCGAGGAGGTCGACGGCCCCATGCTGAAGCACGGCATTCAGGCCATGGAGGGCATCACTCTGCGACTCCCGAGGCAGGCTGCGAGCCATCCGGACCGTGACCTCCTAGCCGAGCGCTTCGAGGTCTTCGCGCGCCGCCTCTAGACCGCACCACCCTGGCCGCCCCACCCCGCGCCGTCGTACGGTGAACGCTCCCGCCGAGCCACCAGGAGCACCCATGTCGCGCACCTCCCGCCGCGCCGTCACCCGTCGTCCCAGCGCCCCGCTCGCCCCCGAGGCGCCGAAGCGGAGCAGGCTCAGCCGCACGGTCCGCGCGCTCGGCCAGATCGCGATGGGCGCGGCGATGGTCGGCGCCGGCACGGCGCACCTCACCGTCGCGCGCGAGGAGTTCCAGGCCCAGGTGCCGGACTGGTTCCCGGCGGATCCCGACGCCGTCGTGCTCGTCTCCGGGGTGGCCGAGATCGCGCTCGGCAGCCTGATGCTCACGGTGTGGAAGCAGCCGGCCCGCAGCCGCGTCGGCAAGCTGCTCGCGCTGTTCTTCGTCGTGATCTTCCCCGGCAACGTCGCGCAGTTCCTCGAGGCGAAGGACGGGTTCGGCCTCGACACCGACGCCAAGCGCCTCGCCCGCCTCCCGTTCCAGGCCGTGCTCATCGCCTGGGCGCTGTTCACCACCAAGCGTCCCAAGGGCTGAGCGAGAGCTGCTCGATGCCGCGAGAGCACGGGGACTCCCCGACCCCTCGCCCCTGCCCGATGTGCGGCCTGCCCGGGGCGGGCACGGCCGACCGCCCGCGGGAGGTCTGCGACGACTGCCGCGCCTCCGCCCGATGCGCCCACGACCGACCCGTCACCGGCCAGAACACCCGGTTCACGGCGATGGGGATCACCGTCTGGCACGACGACCGCACCGAGTGCGTCTCCGCGATCGGCAGCGGTCGCGTCTGGGTCGACGGCCACGAGTGCCGCATCGTGACGACCAGGGCGGGCGGCGTCGCCGTCGAGACGACCGGGTAGACGGCGCGGCGCGCGGCCGCCACGCTCGTGCCCGGGTACGAGGGCGACGTCGGGGTCGAGGTGCCCTGACGACCAGCGCCGTGTGCCACCAACCGTGGTGAGCGTTCACATACGCTGATCCCATGACACTGGCGTCTCCCCTCACCGCGGGCCGCATCGCGGTCACCGGCTCCTCCGGCAAGCTCGGCGGCTACACCGTCGCGGACCTCGCGGAGGCGGGGTACGACGTCGTCGCGCTCGACGTCGCGCCCGCACCGCCCGCGGTGCGCGAGGCCTCGGTGGCCGCGCTCGCCGTCGACCTGACCGACCTCGGCCAGGTGGTCGACGCGCTCGAGGGGTGCGACGGCGTCGTCCACCTCGCGAACATCCCCGCGCCGGGGCTGCGGCCCGAGGGCGTCACGTTCACGACCAACGTCGCGATGAACCAGGCCGTCTTCTCGGCGGCCCGCACCCTCGGGCTGCGC is a window of Litorihabitans aurantiacus DNA encoding:
- a CDS encoding HNH endonuclease, with translation MPVDSVLEARIRSEIIAQVMARAEGSGGFLTRAELLDWRVDGSRMPVIDYSRGIRNPAEFSSTLSIVSAAGGPYDDVESPEDGLLHYSYRKGDPWSGDNRKLRNALETGMPLILFRKEMPNVLTPVAPVYVVDDEPENSCFIIALDEAFRFLPRGAAMSADQKRYALRLAKQRLHQPAFRTRVLVAYDTRCTVCSLRHPALLDAAHILADSDPRSLPTVTNGLSMCKIHHAAFDQGMLGVTPDYRVRISTAVLEEVDGPMLKHGIQAMEGITLRLPRQAASHPDRDLLAERFEVFARRL
- a CDS encoding DoxX family protein, with amino-acid sequence MSRTSRRAVTRRPSAPLAPEAPKRSRLSRTVRALGQIAMGAAMVGAGTAHLTVAREEFQAQVPDWFPADPDAVVLVSGVAEIALGSLMLTVWKQPARSRVGKLLALFFVVIFPGNVAQFLEAKDGFGLDTDAKRLARLPFQAVLIAWALFTTKRPKG